The Bicyclus anynana chromosome 9, ilBicAnyn1.1, whole genome shotgun sequence DNA window gtttagtgttggaaatagtagtctgtgacggatatgacgtcgctcgatctcgtgttggcttcagtgtgctcgaggCGTAgagtaattctttatgggttacttggaataggcgggaagagtgacttgagtggaaaaggggattgtttgatatcagtaaaaggcgcctttaccctacacacatcgttcacaagtacgtgactctactcaaagtcattctcggccattctagggtcttattttggttacagtttgatttgttaattaagtagtcctgacaagtgttgtgaatcataaatgAAATCACCTTTGttagacattagttttcttatatttgtaatcacatTTGAGTCCACTAAAAACAGGAGTACCCAAACGGTCGCTTTACACGAATTCGAAAGTCCTTGTGTGTAGCCTTAAGAATGACGGGCGtgtagtttattaaaatatccCATTCCCAAAATAAAGGAATGTGGAGAAGAAATAATTATTGCTTAGTGTAAGAATTTTATCAATTATGTTAGTCCGAAGCGGCGGGTGTCCCCGCAGCGTGACGTCCCCTCGTGGAAATGCTTCCCTTTTGTACgacgaattaaataaaaatcttcgTTAACGAGTTACCCGATGAGTTGTTGAGATGAATAATAAACATATGCTTACAATTTTAGGAATTTCTATCAAACTACCCTTACTTTGACTAGGTATACCTAATAGgtacttattgtttttaaatcctactaatattataaacgagaaagtttatatttattctctctttaacggcgcaactactaaaccgatttagctgaaatttggaatggaaatagattttactctggattaacacataggctatttttcatcccggaaataacatggttcccgagggatttgacggcctccgtggcgcagtggtatgcgcggtggatttacaagacggaggtcctgggttcgatccccggctggacagattgagattttcataatttgtccaggtctggctggtgggaggcttcggccgtggctagttaccaccctaccggcaaagacgtaccgccaagcgatttagcgttccggtacgatgtcgtgtagaaaccgaaaggggtgtggattttcatcctccttcctgacaagttagcccacttccatcttagactgcatcatcacttaccatcaggtgagattgtagtcaagggctaacttgtaaagaataaaaaaaaaaaagtatttgtgaaaaactaaatttcacgcggacgaagtcgcgagcgtccgccaGGACTTTTATAATATGCAATTAAAGATTTACTAAGTTGACACTACCTTGCGATGACAGGATACCAGCATTGTCACATCTGCTGCTGGACCGTTCTGAAAAGTAGGCCCAATTTCGAACATCTTTGATCCAAAAATCAACAACAAACAGGTCAAGCTAAATAGAACCGttaaaaaattgtgcatatTGTGCGAACATTCTCCTATGCTCCAAATACCCAAAAACAATAAGTAGGTAACCTACCTACTTTGTGACTAATTGACGTAAAGTCTCATAAACAGATCTCTGTTTATTTACTTTCCGTCGAGAATTATTTAATCTTACGCCGCGCAAAACGAAAAACAGCACGCCGCTATGTTTGTAAACGAGCACTAAAAGACGGCGCGGAGCCTTGAAGATTGCAGCCAACAAGCCAACATGCCCCATGTTATAGTAGATAGGTATTTACACACGCACCGACTTCCGTAACACGTTTCAGCCAAGTACATTACATGTTATTAATAATCCTCTAGCTAGGTCAGCTATTTCTttgtagataggtaggtaaaaTCAGGGATCCGTAGGACATTGTGtataacctcagaccaattatagaaggacctgtatcgcactcatagtcgcGAACAAAATtgtgtcattttctgaggaaaacgatctTAGATTTGGTTCACATCTTATACTAAACGAGACAGTTTTTATGCCCCATGTTATAGTAGATAGGTAGTTACACACGCACCGACTTCCGTAACACGTTTCAGCCAAGTACATTACATGTTATTAATAATCCTCTAGCTAGGTCAGCTATTTCTTTGTAGATAGGTAAAATCAGGGATCCGTAGGACATTGTgtacaacctcagaccaattatagaaggacctgtatcgcactcatagtcacgaacaaaattgtctgtcattttctgtggagaacgagcttagatttggtacatatcttatactaaactagaagtttgtgcccgttttttacaccattcaattacacaaaaaggtactttacgaacacgattacaactatttagcatcgattatatagagacagtttttatgccccatgtagtttttttttgtgagtttgtttaattttttgtgagtagcttcatctctatgagacgatcaacttttttatttacgaagttaccaggaaataaaaaattctgagcgtccgaacgagataatgtaacatgcaatttgtaggacattgtggctgttaagttgagTAACTTAAAGCAAGCAAGTTACCGAATTAGATTGTGTTGCTAACTTGATACAACACTAGTGgatggtacgatgtcgtgtagaaaccgaaaggggtgtggattttcatcctccttcctgacaagttagcccacttccatcttagactgcatcatcacttaccatcaggtgagattgtagtcaagggctaacttgtaaagaataaaaaaaaaaaagtatttgtgaaaaactaaatttcacgcggacgaagtcgcgagcgtccgccaGGACTTTTATAATATGCAATTAAAGATTTACTAAGTTGACACTACCTTGCGATGACAGGATACCAGCATTGTCACATCTGCTGCTGGACCGTTCTGAAAAGTAGGCCCAATTTCGAACATCTTTGATCCAAAAATCAACAACAAACAGGTCAAGCTAAATAGAACCGttaaaaaattgtgcatatTGTGCGAACATTCTCCTATGCTCCAAATACCCAAAAACAATAAGTAGGTAACCTACCTACTTTGTGACTAATTGACGTAAAGTCTCATAAACAGATCTCTGTTTATTTACTTTCCGTCGAGAATTATTTAATCTTACGCCGCGCAAAACGAAAAACAGCACGCCGCTATGTTTGTAAACGAGCACTAAAAGACGGCGCGGAGCCTTGAAGATTGCAGCCAACAAGCCAACATGCCCCATGTTATAGTAGATAGGTATTTACACACGCACCGACTTCCGTAACACGTTTCAGCCAAGTACATTACATGTTATTAATAATCCTCTAGCTAGGTCAGCTATTTCTttgtagataggtaggtaaaaTCAGGGATCCGTAGGACATTGTGtataacctcagaccaattatagaaggacctgtatcgcactcatagtcgcgaacaaaattgtctgtcattttctgaggaaaacgatctTAGATTTGGTTCACATCTTATACTAAACGAGACAGTTTTTATGCCCCATGTTATAGTAGATAGGTAGTTACACACGCACCGACTTCCGTAACACGTTTCAGCCAAGTACATTACATGTTATTAATAATCCTCTAGCTAGGTCAGCTATTTCTTTGTAGATAGGTAAAATCAGGGATCCGTAGGACATTGTgtacaacctcagaccaattatagaaggacctgtatcgcactcatagtcacgaacaaaattgtctgtcattttctgtggagaacgagcttagatttggtacatatcttatactaaactagaagtttgtgcccgttttttacaccattcaattacacaaaaaggtactttacgaacacgattacaactatttagcatcgattatatagagacagtttttatgccccatgtagtttttttttgtgagtttgtttaattttttgtgagtagcttcatctctatgagacgatcaacttttttatttacgaagttaccaggaaataaaaaattctgagcgtccgaacgagataatgtaacatgcaatttgtaggacattgtggctgttaagttgagTAACTTAAAGCAAGCAAGTTACCGAATTAGATTGTGTTGCTAACTTGATACAACACTAGTGGACCCCTCGCGGCTTCATCCGCATGGTTCCTGTTTGCATGgaaatacgagaataaaattcagcctatgttactccctggtAACATTTCGTAGGACAAAGAGTTTCAAAATCGTTcgagtagtttcggagcctattcgctCCAATTTTATGTTTCGCTTGATTATGTTTCGAGTATTGTGTAAATAgctgtaagtaggtacttgaaaaagtacacttattttgaaatcacagatagacacttctattttcatttatatgcacctactagcggacgcccgcgacttcgttcgcgtaaaactcggtgtaaactttcaactcctgtTTCACCCTCGTAAAAGTATCCTTGATGGgtctaataatacttttttggTAGTTCATTAAGAAcaatgaattttggtttgtttacGTTATTCTCGtacctattacctacttaattatttattttggtattcTCCCCGAAAAACACGAATCATAATGGCAACGCCACTCAGACCCATACTAGAAtttgagttttttaaaaatactcaaaTTCAAGTACAAAtataattcaagatttttccaAAATTCTACCTCTAAATGGTTAAAagggggttgaattttttttttcatttaaatcgtttacgttttgagttatattgtaaaattataagtggaagtgtatttatataaaacatgcgaaaatattattagaagggtgtgaaataggggttgaaaatttacatcgagtttcatgcgGACATAATCGCGGGCGTCACCAAgttcattaatataattaatcagTCAATCGGAAGTTGGAGTTGTAAGTCGGTGCGTGTGTAGATCTCTCTCTCTTAACCCATTTACACAAGGTGAATTAAACTTTCATCGCTTACCGTATAAACTCAAACTTCAAAAGCAATCCTGTGCCGATTGCTGTCTAAATAAAGCACGAAGGAAAAAAAGCGTAAATTTTTCAGAAGCACTTTTAAGGTTCAATTTAGAATCACAAGGCGTTTGGCCTTGGAAACTTCGAGATTGGGAACAGGGTTGCTATACCCAAAACTTGCTTTTTACGTTATTTCATACTGAAAATTGTCTAAGAACAAATAGGTACATGTTATCttatctatcatcattatcaacccttaatcggctcactgttgagctcgagtctcctctcagaatgagaggggttaggccaacagtccactacgctggcccaatgcagattggcagacttcacacacgcagagaattaagaaaattctctggtatgcaggtttcctcatgatattttttcttcaccgtttgagacacgtgatatttaaattcttagaacctcctcctttttgaagtcggttaaaaatgcacacaactgaaaagttgggggtgcatgccctggaccggattcaaacccacaccctccggaatcgaaggcagaggtcgtatccaccaacaggctgaaaatgatgattgtacctatttaataaaaacatgctGCCGAATTTGGGAGCCCTAACAGAACCAAAATCTGTTTACTTGTAAATCACGCCCATTGTTTGAATAAATTTCTATTTCGACGCGTTACCGTGAAGCGCTGGCAGAAGGATTCGCGCTAAGCGGTGTTCCAGTAAACGTGGCAAGTGGGATAGGATTGCCCACCGGCCTGTTTTCCCAGGACATGTCCTAGGTTTTGCAGTGTCCTATAGTGCTAACATGCggccaacgagataatctcgtacAGAAAAATAGACAAAGGAATTCCTGCtccatacataggtacatttttGGGTTCTTTTCGCAATATCGTTGATCGCATTTTAGGTCGACTGTAGACCTAACATGCCGCCACCATTTGTTGACATTTCTATTCACGAGTTATGACTTGGTCGCATTTTAGGCCTTCTGGGGTGTCCTAGATAGTTTTAGTGctgagtttttaaattgtatatttaataccacagctaatataaaaatctcattcatttattttttcctaTTTTTACTGCTGAATTTATTGCAACTCCATTGCGTCTTGTTTTTAAACGGAATTGTCTTAGTTTTTCTGGCTTCAAATGATCAAatcctagtttttttttaatttgggaTGGCAACACTAGTGCTAGCTCTACTGCGCACTACAGACGGGTTTCCGTACAATAACAATGTTCGGATTGTTATTGTTTGGAACGCTCCCGAATTTAAACATAAGGAAGCTTTTGTTGTACAAAATGATGTCAATGTTTGTAACATTACGATTTACGTAGATTCTTATGTAGGTTGGCAGTTGGCATATCTGTAATGTTGTGATTGTGAAAAGCGTAGATGTAtatcataaatacataataaatattacaaggaagtacctacctaaaatttTAGGCGTCACTACAGTTTCTgttgggagacttcggccgtggctagttaccaccctaccgacaaagacgtaacgccaagcgatttagcgttccggtaggatgccgtgtagaaaccgaaaggggtgtggattttcatcctactcttaacaagttagcccgcttccaccttagattgcatcatcacttaccataaggtgagattgcagtcaagggctaacttgtaaagaattaaaaaaactccttatacatatacagggtgtcccgtaaatagcacgacatactttacaggctGATATATGACATCAAGGCCTATTAAACGTAATATATGTTAGCCTAAACTTTatggtttttatatatattcatCTTTCTACAAACAGTCATACCACGTGTTGGAAATGCGAATAACATAGGCCTCGAATTTATTCTGTAAAAAAGTCGTGCTATTTAAGGGATGTAGgctatttttttatacctacttatatatactcagaggcacaattatccgcccactttaatatgcgCGAGTATACtaaaatgggcggataattgtgcctctgagtatatctttatttttatgataggtTTAACctctggaccaacgaggcaattgtaCTTTACAACTTCAGTACAACTGCCTAgtttgggaagttggtggtgtgtTATTAAGGTAGGAAGAAACTGCAACCAGTTTTTGGAGTTCACTCCTTATgcatcgatttttcatatatagcccccggtatgaaaaaaatatggccaATAGAATTCGAttaacgaatgacagcgttacattttttgtgcgcaacctattctgcgcacctttcacttttcaggcgttagtaTTTTGATGTACATagttagacagtcgatctgaaagactctattcgtgcgtcggagctgacacacacgttttttttttgagtcATATTTTCCAATACGTATTTTAGggacgatttaaaaaaatacacaaatatttactataaactattttattttattatttaaatcttagattttattttacattactaATTTGTTTCTTCAATCAGAAAGCTTTGCACTGTCCTGTTGTATTTTTCAGGCAATAGTTCAGTTAGTTCATTCCTTGTCAACCAATTGGGTTTAGACTTTTTATCGACATCCCCTTCGTTGTAGTTGGcgtaataaaagaaaacctaaaaaaaaaatagaaaagaaaaaaatagaataagatACGTCTTAGATTGTAGAACATTTGCAGCAAAATTTAACACAGGCGcctcaatattcatattataaatacttgttattatattatacacttAATCTTGGTGTCAAAATCGGGGGTCGAATAATAGGTATGCTATGGAATGATAACGTATTGAGAGCTTTAGGTCACAACTACAGAATTAATAAATGACTTAATTATTGGTTGACTTTCCAATAGGCTTAATGCGCGGCACGGAGTTTTTTTAACcaatacacaaaatattttttgtttatcactcACCTTAGCACCCAGCTTGCCGTTGATTTCTGCAGgatatttgtaattataaaacCCACAAGGAGCATTTGAGACAAATTTCACTTTTAAACCGGAACCACACTGCTCTGACAATATTCGCTCTGCAGTCTGTGGaaaagaaatacataattttattatttcattactcatattttctattttaataataagttattttcaTGCTTCAGGTATGTCCTATTACATTattgttgttaataataattaattagcgaTTTAACGTTTAAGTACCATGTCGTTAagaaaccaaaatgggtgtCGATTTTCGTACTAcgcctaacaaattagcccgcttcaatcttagattgcattatcacttacatCAGGTAAGTGAGAttggagtcaagggctaactcgtaaagaataaaaaaaaaatcagtgtaaAGATTCTTTCACCAGTCACACGCTCTTAAGAACAATCaagtttttcaataatttttcacttagacatttttttttatatggaccTCTTAAGAacgctcagagtcactcagagGTGAGCGGACGATGGATTGAATtttgcttggagtatctcttcGTGATTGAATAAGAATTGAGGAGATCCTCTGACGAATTAAAGACACAAACAAAGCACAGCAAGTCACGAAGCTAAGGCAATGGacaaggcacatagttcgaagagctgatggttgttggggtcctaaggtgcagAAATGGCAACCCCGGTGAGTGACGGCTCAAGACTGTTCAGAAGttcatacaaaaggcctatatctcAGTGGACGCCCTTCggctgatgatgacgatgatatttaatatattaaattaaaaaataaaaacaaagaagtTTACCTGTCGTAGAGTCTCCCCTTCTTTCCATAACCCTTGTGGTAATATGTTTTTAGCGTCTTTCCCGAGTTTCTGTTCAGTAACTAAGATCAGATGCCTTTGGAGACATCTTTCGGGTGTGCTTTTGACTCCTTTCTTATCAGCATCTggaaatgttttcctttgaatcaataataaataattagttagATGTGTCTTCTACTGACTCTGGCTCACTCAACTTCTTTTTGAGGATACAGTCTACAATAAATGCTGGTTTATTAATTGTATGTTAGGCATTACCATTTAATTCAGTAATACAAAAAACAGttacataacataataatatcttCTATGGGAAACCACGAATGTGatagactatagcttggcaagtttgttgatgacactcctgtGATTTGCGGGCGATGGAGGGGAGGAAGGACTGCGTGGGGGATGGAGTAGTGAgggcggggcatcgctacccccctcctaGCCCGtgcagaccatcgggagtgcaaacgaatttgccaagataTAATACTTAGCTAGAATCATGttcattgaaattttaatagaatGAAATTCAAATGTGTActtttttcacaaaatataatGACACCACAGTCATTTTGTGATctatataactaaaaaaaaactaaagaagtacctctacaataaaaaaaagcaaattgtaatGGTTACATATCACCCATCCAACTTCCAGTTTAAAgctaaagattatttatttaatttatacaattacCAGTTAAAAGATCAGCAAATTTAAACTGTGTCAACTCATCAGTGGCAGCATCTTCAAAATCCTGAGCAGTTATTTTGCTGACTGCATCTAAGTCTACATCAACGGCTTCATTTTTAAGAAGCTCAGCTTGGACTctgaaattaattaacgtacAATACTTATGGTCTTTGATTTCTTCATACATtcctaattaaacataaaacacATTTGCTATAGGATATCTAAACAAATAGGCGTATTTTCtttctgtattattttatactaaaaatatagtatagaCTCAAGTCTGTGTCAGGTTAACACAAGACCTCTTGAATGTTGTATGTGATCTGTTTGAGTACCACAGAGTTATTCAACACTAGTATTAAGTAGCATATGCCAGGCAGT harbors:
- the LOC112044877 gene encoding 39S ribosomal protein L46, mitochondrial, with translation MLLRKLIGAEVTLSYKIISRAKSSWDIVAGVCVERLPVVTPPLNEIQQKFKDLLWTIETEKSLKSDHELRHENDKVQAELLKNEAVDVDLDAVSKITAQDFEDAATDELTQFKFADLLTDADKKGVKSTPERCLQRHLILVTEQKLGKDAKNILPQGLWKEGETLRQTAERILSEQCGSGLKVKFVSNAPCGFYNYKYPAEINGKLGAKVFFYYANYNEGDVDKKSKPNWLTRNELTELLPEKYNRTVQSFLIEETN